In the Silene latifolia isolate original U9 population chromosome 1, ASM4854445v1, whole genome shotgun sequence genome, GGAGATAAACGTCAATGGGAAGGCCACTCGAGCAATGATAGATACGAGCCTCCCACAATTTCGTCACCCCGACGAAGCGAAGAGACTCGGAATGAAGTTGAACCGCGAAGGAGGAAGCATGAAAGTCATCAACTTCAAAGCCTTGCCAATTCAGGGCGTGGCTAGAGAAGTGGTGATCAAGATGGGCGAGTGGACGGGGAAGCTCGACTTCACCAGCGTCCCGATGGATGACTTTAAGATCGTCCTCGGCATGGATTTTCTGAAGCGGACCTCAACCTTTCTGGCACCCCACAATGGATCTTTAATAATGGTGGGATCAAAACCATGTCTTGTGAAAGCTGTTGAAACTGACCGAAAGCAAAAGGGGCCACTCCTCTCGCGATGCATTGAAGAGGGGACTTCAAAAGGGAGAGCCTACATACTTGTGTACAGTGTCCATGAAAGAAGACACCTTTGCTGAATGTGTAGACCCACAAGTAGAGAAGGTGCTAGAAGAAAATAAGGACTTGATGCCCGATCAACTACCTATGAGTCTGCCACCCCGACGTTCGGTAGACCATCAAATTGAATTACTCCCGGGCACAAGACCTCCTGCTCGAGGGCCATATCGGATGGCGCCTCCCGAATTAGCGGAACTACGAAGACAACTAGACGATCTGATTCGCTCGGGGTCGATACGACCTTCCAAAGCTCCCTATGGAGCCCATGTGCTCTTCCAGAAAAAACAGGACGGTAGTCTGAGATTGTGTATCGACTACCGGCTCGAACAAGCCGACGTGAGGAACCGCTACCCCATCCCATTGGTAGCggatttgttcgatcaattaCAAGGCGCTGTATACTTCACCAAGCTCGACCTAAGATCTGGTTATCATCAAGTTCGAATTGCCGAAGGAGATGAGCCGAAGACTGCTTGTGTGACGAGGTATGGGTCTTTTGAATGgttggtcatgcccttcggcttGACAAACGCCCCTGCAACGTTTTGTACGTTGATGAACCATGTTTTCCACGAGTACCTGGACAAATTCGTGGTGGTATATCTAGACGATATCGTTGTATATAGTCGCTCGTTGGCGGAACACGTAAAACACTTGGAGTTGGTTTCGCGAAGCTCCGAGAGAACCACCTATTCGTGAAGAGAGAGAAATGTGAATTTGCCCAATCTGAAGTGAATTTCCTTGGTCACATAGTGGGCAAAGGCAAACTGAAGATGGACCCGAAGAAGATTGCCGCTATCAAGGACTGGGAACCCTGTGGAATGTGTCCGAGCTCCGCTCTTTCTTGGGGCTCGCAAACTATTATCGAAGATTCATACGAGCGTATTCGAAAATTGCTTCCCCGCTCACCGACTTGTTGAAGAAAGATACTAAGTGGGAGTGGTCTATCGACAAGAAGAGGCCATTTGAGAAGCTCAAGGAAGCGGTGGTACAGGAACCGGTCTTGGCGTTGCCGGATATCACGAAGCCTTTTGAAGTTGAGACGGATGCATCTTATTACGCCCTCGGGGGGGTGCTACTCCAGGAGGGTCACCCTGTGGCTTTCGAGAGCAGAAAGTTTAATGGAGCCGAGACTCGTTATGCGGTACAAGAGAAAGAACTCCTAGCTATTGTTCATTGCTTGCGGGGATGGAGGCATTATCTCTTGGGATCAAAGTTCGTTGTCAAGACTGATAATACCGCTGCGTCTCACTTCCTGACTCAGCCCAAGCTGACAAGCCGACAAGCTAGATGGCAAGAGTTGTTGGCGAGTTCGATGTGGAATTTGCTTACGCACTCAGAGCCGCAAACAGAGTCGCTGATGCCCTAAGCCGAAGATGTGATTTGGCTACATTACACACGATTGCTCATTTGTCCACCACCACCGTGGTCACAGATATTCGAGCTAAGGCAAAGGAACACCTCGACCAAGACCCAATGGCGAGGACTCAAAACAGTTGGCCTTAGAAGGAAAGACTCGCAAGTTTTGGGTGGAAGATGGGCTTTTATTCACGAAAGGACATCGCATCTTTGTTCCAAAGGCGGCCGGGTTGAGGAAGATGCTTCTACAGGAGTGTCATGATACCTTGTGGGCGGGTCATCCGGGATGGCAGAGAACCTTATGCCTATTGAAGAGAAGTTACTACTGGCCCCAGATGAAGGATGATGTGATGGAGTACACGAAGACATGCCTCATTTGCCAGCAAGATAAGGGAGAGAAACAGGCGGGGTCATTAAATCCGTTGCCCGTACCTACACGACCATGGGAGagtatctctatggactttatctcCGGGTTGCCGAAGGTAGGGCGTTAAGTGTGATCCTTGTCATTGTGGATCGATTCTCAAAATACGCGACTTTCATTCCTCTTCCTAAGGCGTGTAGCGCTGAAGAAACTGCCACCATGTTCTTCAGACATGTTGTGAAATATTGGGGATTGCCTCAAAGTATAGTCAGTGATCGCGATTCTCGCTTCACGGGACTATTTTGGGGAGAATTGTTCAATCTCCTGGGTTCGAAGCTGCGGATGTCCTCAAGTTACCATCCTCAAACGGATGGCCAGACTGAACGATTCAATAGCATCTTTGGAAGAGTATTTGAGACACTTTGTTGGGGCAACTCAAATGGAGTGGGTAAGACTCCTTGATGTTGCCCGCTTACTTTTTAATGTGCGACGAGCTCTTCATCCAACAAGAGCCCGTTTGAGCTTGTTACAGGTCAACAACCGCTATTGCCTCCCACAGTTGCAGATACATATGGAGTCCGGACAAAGAAAGCCCACGAATATGTGAAAGAATGGAACGTGAATGCCGAAATTGCTCGAGCTTACTTGGAGAAAGCGTCTCGCCGCATGAAGAAGTGGGCGAATCAGAATCGGAGACCAAGGGAGTTTAAAGTAGGCGACGTGGTCATGGTGAAGCTGAACAAAGAGCAGATGAGATTCCTCCGAGGACGAGACAAGCGTCTAGTGCGGAAGTACGAAGGCCCGATCCAAGTGATCAAACGGATTGGGGAAGTAGCATACAAGCTGGACCGCCCTGTCTGGATGAAGTGTCACCATGTCTTTCATGTGAGCTGTCTAAAACCTTACCATCCAGATCCTGAAGATCCCACCCGCAACAAGAGCAAGTGCGCCAACATCCGCTCCAATCAACTCCCAGCGACATCAGCCGACTGAACCAGCCATGAAGATTTTGAAGCGTTGCCGAGgacggcaacagattaggtgggggagagtgtgatgatccgcacacttgaacccttagttttatttatgcttatgtaattttatttcccTTGTACTTTTTTAGTAAGTAAGTTCTTAGTTTAGCTTAGTTGTAGAATAACTTTTATTTCCATAAAtgggtatatcgctattctgaactaaacttgtaaaatcaatgtttcctgctaccaggatgtaaatatcatATTTCCCTCTTTGGGGAGTACTAGTCAATCAAACATCTGCTTCCCACCAAGTTGCCTTCTTATTGCTTGTTGATGCTTTCTTGTGAACGACTCTTGCCTTCACCTTCTAACAAGCCCGTGTGTGTCGATCGAGACTAGAATTTCGACACCCacaacccgagaccgattacgagtgcctagtgcttgacaaacactagtgcctAACGCTCTCGCTTTCATTCTTGTCAAAGCGTTTAGACAAAGGTGCGCGTCACGCCCCGACTCAAAGTTTCGGACCGTGAcacgttgcaacggggtaattaacttatttataatgcaaaaaaaaaaaactttataagggtttaatattTACATTCCATGTCTTATgacttgtttacatattattaaaatatctctttcaaagaaaataaaagattaatatatacgtgggttaactcttatttataatcatataatcaccccaccttatactaatctttcgatgtgggacaattctgctatttataagtaatatattcacaaaacttggatttttttctgatgtgggacaattctactatttatacgtaatatatattttcatcaaacctgcattgtttttcaatgtgggacaaataacatattcagaattacaccatattttttgcacttagttcgacatccaaccaaatctcgaataccgaatacagacaattgctactcattatatctaatagttctatttaaatttaataacgtgatcaagtactctccattaatatttgtacgttgtttttcttcaaaaaaaaatttaacataattgagatatggaaatttcccgtggtaccccttaattttgtcagattttccatgttacccctacttttaagaatctgcctatggtacccttgaggttccatttttttgcccatggtacccctaatGTAAAGGTCATAAATGGACGTTATGTTTGATGtcgtggcaataaaataacaattaaaaaataataccccatttattattttattggtacggatatctctctcttttaaatgaaaatttaattacctatatcattataatattaaaaatttctcatggtaatcttgaactttgatagattacacatgctaccatggacgttttttttttttatcataattaaaatatgtgcaaatgataagaacctatactctaatgatagaattttttttaacacaattctaattatattatttaaaaatagtttatttaccacacctacattatttttcaatatgggacatataaaatctataggtagaaaatataatgatataatcttttaagagctctctaagacaatacttaagagactcaaaagattttggattgatgcctaagttccaaggatgcctactatttataatcatagaatcacccaccttatgctatatttcgatgtgaaaaaattttatttttcatatgcagtatatttatcacacctatattatttttcaatgtgagacatataacatactatgaaatacaccatctttaatatgtgcaaattatatgaaatctatatatactctaatgatagcatttcttaccatgaatctaataatattattttcataatttttttaccgacattattttgccaaatgaaatgtaaaagtttttatataaaaattagaaacatcacttgaatataaaataagaaatacagagtatatattataataactaaaagattttccaaagattaacttaggttagaaatcattattgtagagacagtaatacaaactcttttaagagctctctctgacaatacttaagagaatcaaaagattttaggttatgacttctatttataatcataagatcaccctgccttatggtaatcttccgatgtgggtcAATTCTAATacttatacatagtatattcaccacacttacattacttttcaatgtaagacaaataacatactaagtacaccattttttatgcacctactttgacatcaacccgatttaataatgagaaaatacaatacaatacaatacaatctacactctaatgataacatttttttgtcacaatctaattatataattttcaccaATTACACAACTTCTACATATTTAACTAACTCGTGGTTTCGTGGACGGGTTATCTAGCTCACTTCTACACAACTTCTACATATTGTATTACTCGTAATATTTTGTAATAGTTTAATGATGAACAATTGTATGTGTAATTCTAAATAATTAGTATTGCTCCTTATTGTTATAGTGTAATGAGACGATGATTGAATGAAATGTTCTTCTATTTTACCTTAAAATTTTGGGTTAATacttaagtttcaaggatgcctcctatttatatttatagaatcaccttACCGTAtgctattatttcaatgtgagatacataatttaattatttagacgtattATGTTCATCaggcctacattatttttcaatgtgaaagatataacataccaagaaatacatgtctcttcttaaaaaaaatcactattgtatacatattatttttctttgaaggtaaaaccacttaatCTCGATAATTAGATAGaaatctctacatcgtacatatataacgactcattaacgctctattactcattaacgctctattactgcattcagaagacaaccattagtaaaatttttagttttattttttatatcatatcgtagataatgatagaaaatcttaagagctctttaaaacaatatttatgagactcaaaaaattttgggtggatacataagttccaaatatgcctcctatttataatcataggatcacatcaacTTATACTATTTATAGAATCACCTTACCGTAtgctattatttcaatgtgagatacataatttaattatttagacgtattATGTTCATCaggcctacattatttttcaatgtgaaagatataacataccaagaaatacatgtctcttcttaaaaaaaatcactattgtatacatattatttttctttgaaggtaaaaccacttaatCTCGATAATTAGATAGaaatctctacatcgtacatatataacgactcattaacgctctattactgcattcagaagacaaccattagtaaaatttttatttttattttttatatcatatcgtagataatgatagaaaatcttaagagctctttaaaacaatatttatgagactcaaaaaattttgggtggatacataagttccaaatatgcctcctatttataatcataggatcacatcaacttatactaatctttcgatgtgggacaattctactatttatactaatcttttttatattataataattaaaagattttccactttattttttacatcaaaaattatactttcctaaattgatttttgatgatgtggacgctctaagatcgctcgaaaaaactctcttttatatatatatatatatatagatttgttgTTAATATTACCATAAATgggttattaatgtgtgcccttagggcacacgttagaaaaacccttttAAGTAATTACACCATACAACAATCTTATATATTATCCGTGAATCGGTTATTGAAGTTGATGTAAGCACACAATACGAAGTATTTGGTTAAAAGCAATATTACTTCAATTCATGAGTAGTTGATGGTGTTGATTGATTTATTAACAtgcacactttttttttttactatagTTAAAGAGGGTATTATTTTAATTCATGTGTAGTTCAGTTTAGctcttataagtttagttcatAAAAGTTAAACTCAATTTATACCCATTTCTCTATAAGTTAAGCTCCTATAAGTTGAATATAGAAAAGTTTAGCTCTTATAAGTTTAGCTCAACCTTTATATTTTCAATTCAGAAAAATTAAACTCCTATCACTTCAATTCAgtaaaattaagtccaaaagagcAGGAACTTATTACATCATAATTATAAGATATTACAAATTGGCCCGGGCATCGCCCGGGCATTAAATTTagtgtatatatataaaaaaggGTTTTTTTAGGCAATTTTATAGACTCCAACTATTTTAAAACACCTAAAATAATTTGTATTAAATTTAACTATAAAGATAATGCAAAAGATAAAtacctaaaataatttttattaaatttGACCATAAAGATAAGAAAAATGAGATGGCGCCACCGGGTGACACTCATTCTGAGTGCCACCCGGGGCATAATCGTATTTTCATTCATTATTTTCGTTTCCCTCCAATAATTTTTCAGTTTCAAACAAATTAATGGTGAAGGGTAATTTAGGAACTTCGAAGTATATAATTAATAACAACTTTTTTTTAGAATAACTGCAAATATTCTCACACCAAATTTTTATATCAGCTGCAAATTTGTTTGTTACAATGAAGAACCCGATATTTTATCATCAATCAAAAGCATAGCAAACACTAGTACAATTAAGGCAAATGGCATCGCCATAGTGGCATCGGTTCAAGGAAAAACCGATGCCAAATGCTATTTAAATAGATAATGACATCGGTTTTAATTAAATAACCGATGCCAATATTTTATTTGTGTGAGTGCCATCGGTTGTAATATATGACCGATGccaattttattattaaaataaagaaTAGAATTCTGTAGAAAGGAAAAACCCTTTGACTTCCAACATAATCCCGCTTATTTGTGtttacccaaacccaaacccaaacccaaaccctaacaccCATCCCCCCCTCTCGTATCACCACCGTGTCCTCacgcaacaaccaccaccacgtcCTCACGCAGCAACCATCGCGCACCATAGACTATTGCAGCAACCATCACGCGTCTTCTTGCTGTATTTCTTCGTCGTTCTATTGCACAAACACCATAGTCATCGTTGTTTTAAGTATGATCAGTCGCTGCTGTCTGTAATTCGCTGCTGTCGTTCTATTGCACAAACACTAGTACTACCACGGACGTTTAGAGTTCTATCTGTAATTCGCACAATCAAATTATTCGATCAGTCGCTGCTGTCTTCATCTTTCTATCGCACAAATCACTGTTACATCCCGACGTCCTGTTCCGCAACTTCCCTCATTCGTTCATTCCCGTGTGCTAGCAGGTATATTACGACTAcatactaattttattattaattgtcgttttttgttttgttttatttattcatttcgCTGGAATTTTCCCAATTGTTATTTCTTTTGCTTTGATGCATTAGGCTGCGTGTTTGCCATTTACAGAGAGTTATTACAAATAAACATAGCATTATTACAATTATTAGAATATGTCTTCTTCACTATTTAATTATCTTGTTTAGAGAGGCAAGGTTGTTATGTAATATTGAAGTTCGGCAAAGTTAAGTTAAACAGATGAAAAATACGATGAGATAATCATAACGGGAAATAAGAAGGCTGAATAGCAGCTTATGTAATTAGTGAAGTGGAAACTTATTAAGAGCCTCTTGATTAGTTATTAGTACTAACTCAGTTTACATAAAATTTAGGTTACATTTCAATAAGAAATCAGATAAATCGCACATGTGAATTATAGTAGGAATATATAGAAACAAATAGAGGAATAACAAACTAAACATTTAGTCTGCTTGAGATGGTCGAAGCTCATAAGCAATTCATACCCTTGGGAAAATGCTACGAGTATGATCCAATGAAACCAAACACCATTGTCCTCTTACGACTTTAAAATATCATTTATAGAAAAAAATTACTGTAAAAGAATGGTTGCATTATACTACTCAAGGGCGAATCCATGCCTTTTTTGCCCTACTACTTTTCCAGGTTACAATGTTTTACAACAACATATTACTCATTAGTAACAAGTAGCATAGATGGTAAGTATAGAGTCTATATGCATTTTGTCTAGAGGTTACAGGTTCTATTCTTGCAATGGACATTTTCAgtgttttttctcttttttttttttttaactttaatGCCTTTTTTTTCAACCTTAATATAGTTGTTtttataattatttattatatCACAATGGTTCTTGCAATGGACATTTTCAGtgttttttctctctttgttttttttttacctttaatgCCTTTTTTTTCAACCTTAATATAGTTGTTtttataattatttattatatCACAATGGTCAAACGCGTACTCTCTTCCAAAAAAATTGCATAAAAAATCTTGCGCCATGAGTATCATATTTTTGTAAATACAATTTCGTAAAATGTTGAGAGAGAATTTAAGAATAGAAAAATCCTAATATTTTCTTAAGAAAATTGTAATATCTTATAGTGCCTCGTATCTTATAGTGCCTTGTATTTTCTCCTCGTATTTTCTTAAGAAAATTGTGTTAATGTAATTCATGTATGTGTGTATTTATTAGACTATGGACCGGAGTTGGATGTATGGACAACGTGATTTTGATTTTCTTCGACGGCTTGATGAAGAATTTATTAGTTGCGCGGTAAAGCATCAACGATTGCATGATAATGATCGCCTCATATGCCCGTGTAGTCTATGCCAGAATCGAAAAAGGGTGAATTCTGTTAATGAGTTGAGGGAGCATTTAATTGTTAAAGGGTTTACCTCATATTATAATGTATGGATATGGCATGGAGAGAATGATAACGATATTCGTAGTTCTAGTAACATAAATACAAATATAACATTAGATAATACTGAGGAGATTAGAAATGATGATGAGCATTGTAATGCCAATGAAATTAGTGATGACGTGATTGATAAGGGCGATAAAGTGGAGGGGGAGAACATTGATGTTATGATGGATGACCTTGAAAAAGATTTTATAGAATGTCCTATTATGTTTCAGAGAATGGTGAGTGATTCTAAAAAGCCTTTATATCCCGCATGTTTGAAGTTCACCCGTTTATCAGCTTTGTTGAAGTTGTACACCCTCAAAGCCGGGAACGGTTGGAGTGACAAAAGTTTTACTGCATTATTGGAACTTTTGTCAAACATGTTGCCCGAAGGTAATGAGCTACCTACTACCACATATGAGTGCAAAAAAATACTATGTCCATTAGCTACTAAATACCAGAAGATTCATGCATGCCCGAATGATTGCATTTTGTATCGGAATGAGTATAACGAGTTGATAGAGTGTC is a window encoding:
- the LOC141641327 gene encoding uncharacterized protein LOC141641327, with the protein product MATKAVEPSGTKSDIKAKLAALEKLMDEKIPSLEALIVSLGNTHHVVEETVKGHAARFETVDESIEGHESRLVAVEEAIPKEYNSDMGYLYDKVEQLENMCNTLMKMAADGSFGGTPKVKPPTPLKYSGARDSKEVDNFIFDMEQYFRVSALDEGLKVSTASMYLTDDAKQWWRSKHAEIEAGNIDFTSSIRDYVKAYSACMLEIADMTEKDRVFQFIDGLKEWAQREIMRQRPESLATAMTAAERLVDYYTERETSQKKGFAATGGSNQRGPHRMSECPHQGEFNTFKKNLSKMSVEQNPEGIGPDAEGCDDDEASEQGEMARMGAVHMMCSMDKGAERSETKSTLIDLLKLTESKRGHSSRDALKRGLQKGEPTYLCTVSMKEDTFAECVDPQVEKVLEENKDLMPDQLPMSLPPRRSVDHQIELLPGTRPPARGPYRMAPPELAELRRQLDDLIRSGSIRPSKAPYGAHVLFQKKQDGSLRLCIDYRLEQADVRNRYPIPLVADLFDQLQGAVYFTKLDLRSGYHQVRIAEGDEPKTACVTSGQRQTEDGPEEDCRYQGLGTLWNVSELRSFLGLANYYRRFIRAYSKIASPLTDLLKKDTKWEWSIDKKRPFEKLKEAVVQEPVLALPDITKPFEVETDASYYALGGVLLQEGHPVAFESRKFNGAETRYAVQEKELLAIVHCLRGWRHYLLGSKFVVKTDNTAASHFLTQPKLTSRQARWQELLASSMWNLLTHSEPQTESLMP